The proteins below are encoded in one region of Polynucleobacter sp. AP-Elch-400A-B2:
- the rplC gene encoding 50S ribosomal protein L3, which translates to MSLGLIGRKIGMTRLFTDEGEAIPVTVIDVSDNRIAQIKTQATDGYDAIQLAHGTRRATRVTKAMAGHFAKAGVMAGNGLNEFQLDAAKIAEMAPGQVIPADTAFAAGQKVDVQGVTIGKGYAGTIKRHHFASGRASHGNSRSHNVPGSIGMAQDPGRVFPGKRMTGHLGDETRTVQNLVIARIDAERNLIMVKGAIPGAPGGKVIVTPAVKTPLKKK; encoded by the coding sequence ATGAGCTTAGGCTTAATCGGTCGCAAGATCGGCATGACCCGTCTATTTACGGACGAAGGGGAAGCAATTCCTGTCACCGTAATTGACGTGAGCGACAACAGAATCGCTCAAATCAAGACCCAGGCAACTGATGGCTATGATGCTATCCAGTTGGCACATGGCACACGTAGAGCTACTCGCGTTACCAAAGCAATGGCTGGTCACTTCGCTAAAGCGGGTGTGATGGCTGGTAACGGTCTCAACGAATTCCAACTAGATGCTGCAAAAATCGCAGAAATGGCACCAGGACAAGTAATTCCTGCTGACACTGCATTTGCTGCTGGCCAAAAAGTGGATGTACAAGGCGTAACGATTGGTAAAGGCTACGCCGGTACCATCAAGCGCCATCACTTCGCTTCAGGTCGCGCGTCACACGGTAACTCACGTTCACATAACGTGCCAGGTTCTATCGGTATGGCGCAAGATCCAGGTCGTGTTTTCCCAGGTAAGCGCATGACAGGCCACCTTGGTGACGAGACACGCACTGTACAAAATTTAGTCATCGCACGCATTGATGCAGAACGCAATCTCATCATGGTTAAAGGCGCTATTCCAGGCGCCCCAGGCGGTAAAGTGATTGTTACTCCAGCGGTGAAGACACCGTTGAAGAAGAAATAA
- the fusA gene encoding elongation factor G, with protein sequence MARKTPIERYRNIGISAHIDAGKTTTTERVLFYTGVNHKIGEVHDGAATMDWMEQEQERGITITSAATTTFWKGMAGNFPEHRINIIDTPGHVDFTIEVERSMRVLDGACMVYCAVGGVQPQSETVWRQANKYHVPRLAFVNKMDRTGANFFKVYDQMKLRLKANPILIQIPIGAEENFKGVVDLVKMKAIYWDEESQGTKFNYEEIPAELQASAEEWREKLLEAAAESSEELMEKYLGGDALTEEEIKAALRQRTIANEIIPMMCGTAFKNKGVQAMLDAVVELLPSPLDVPPVPCELEDGTPTTRRAADDEKFSALAFKIMTDPFVGQLIFFRVYSGVMKSGDTIYNPIKGKKERVGRLLQMHANEREEIKEVFAGDIAAAVGLKDATTGETLCDPDGIVILERMVFPEPVISQAVEPKTKPDQEKMGLALNRLAQEDPSFRVKTDEESGQTIISGMGELHLEILVDRMRREFGVEATVGKPQVAYRETIRKVCEEVEGKFVKQSGGRGQYGHVVLKLEPQEPGKGFQFVDAIKGGVVPREYIPAVEKGIIETLNSGILAGYPVVDIKATLFFGSYHDVDSNENAFKMAGSMAFKDGMRKASPVLLEPMMAVEVETPEDFMGNVMGDLSSRRGILQGMDDIPGGGKIVRAEVPLAEMFGYSTGLRSLTQGRATYTMEFKHYSEAPKNVAEAVMAAKAK encoded by the coding sequence GTGGCACGTAAAACCCCTATCGAAAGATACCGTAATATCGGTATTTCTGCGCATATTGACGCAGGTAAGACAACAACAACAGAACGTGTTTTGTTCTACACCGGTGTTAATCACAAAATTGGTGAAGTACATGATGGCGCTGCAACCATGGACTGGATGGAGCAAGAGCAGGAGCGTGGTATCACGATTACTTCTGCTGCTACTACAACGTTCTGGAAGGGCATGGCTGGTAATTTTCCAGAGCACCGCATCAACATTATTGATACCCCAGGACACGTAGACTTCACCATTGAAGTTGAGCGTTCAATGCGAGTTTTGGATGGCGCTTGCATGGTTTACTGTGCGGTAGGTGGTGTGCAGCCACAATCTGAAACTGTTTGGCGTCAAGCTAACAAGTATCACGTTCCGCGTTTGGCATTCGTAAACAAGATGGACCGTACTGGCGCGAATTTCTTCAAGGTCTATGATCAGATGAAATTACGCCTTAAAGCAAACCCTATCTTGATCCAGATTCCGATTGGCGCTGAAGAAAACTTCAAAGGTGTTGTAGACCTGGTCAAAATGAAGGCCATCTATTGGGATGAGGAATCACAAGGCACTAAATTTAATTACGAAGAAATTCCCGCTGAGTTGCAAGCATCTGCTGAAGAGTGGCGTGAGAAGTTACTCGAAGCCGCCGCTGAAAGCTCAGAAGAGTTGATGGAAAAGTACCTCGGCGGTGACGCATTGACCGAAGAAGAAATTAAAGCAGCATTGCGTCAACGCACAATTGCCAATGAAATCATTCCAATGATGTGTGGAACAGCTTTCAAAAATAAGGGTGTTCAGGCGATGTTGGACGCAGTGGTTGAATTGCTGCCTTCACCATTAGATGTTCCACCTGTCCCTTGTGAACTGGAAGACGGCACGCCTACGACACGTAGAGCCGCTGATGATGAGAAATTCTCAGCCTTGGCATTCAAGATCATGACTGACCCATTTGTTGGCCAGCTGATCTTCTTCCGTGTTTACTCAGGTGTAATGAAATCTGGCGACACGATCTACAACCCAATCAAGGGCAAGAAAGAACGTGTTGGTCGTTTGTTGCAGATGCATGCAAACGAACGTGAAGAAATTAAAGAAGTATTTGCGGGTGATATCGCAGCTGCAGTTGGTCTAAAAGACGCAACTACTGGCGAAACACTGTGTGATCCAGATGGCATCGTGATTTTGGAGCGCATGGTATTCCCAGAGCCGGTGATCTCACAGGCAGTAGAGCCAAAGACAAAACCAGACCAAGAAAAAATGGGCCTTGCTTTAAATCGTTTGGCACAAGAAGATCCATCATTCCGCGTAAAGACAGACGAAGAGTCTGGCCAAACTATTATTTCCGGTATGGGCGAGCTCCATTTGGAAATTTTGGTTGACCGTATGCGTCGTGAATTTGGTGTTGAGGCAACTGTTGGTAAGCCACAAGTTGCTTATCGCGAAACTATTCGTAAGGTTTGCGAAGAAGTTGAAGGTAAATTTGTTAAGCAGTCTGGCGGTCGTGGTCAGTACGGACACGTTGTGCTCAAGCTTGAACCACAAGAGCCAGGCAAAGGTTTCCAATTCGTAGACGCTATTAAGGGCGGTGTAGTTCCACGTGAATATATCCCTGCAGTAGAAAAAGGAATTATCGAAACTTTGAACTCCGGTATTTTGGCTGGCTATCCAGTTGTAGATATCAAAGCAACATTGTTCTTCGGTTCATACCATGACGTTGACTCCAACGAAAACGCATTTAAGATGGCGGGTTCGATGGCATTCAAAGACGGTATGCGCAAAGCATCACCAGTGTTGCTTGAACCAATGATGGCTGTTGAAGTTGAAACACCAGAAGATTTCATGGGTAACGTAATGGGTGACCTCTCATCACGTCGCGGTATTTTGCAAGGTATGGATGACATTCCAGGGGGCGGAAAGATCGTTCGCGCTGAAGTGCCATTGGCAGAGATGTTTGGTTACTCAACTGGCTTGCGCTCGTTGACCCAAGGTCGCGCTACCTACACCATGGAATTTAAGCATTATTCCGAAGCACCTAAGAACGTTGCTGAAGCAGTTATGGCTGCTAAAGCGAAGTAA
- the rpsJ gene encoding 30S ribosomal protein S10 yields MQNQKIRIRLKAFDYRLIDQSAAEIVDTAKRTGAVVKGPVPLPTRIERFDILRSPHVNKTSRDQLEIRTHLRLMDIVDPTEKTVDALMKLDLPAGVDVEIKLQ; encoded by the coding sequence ATGCAAAACCAAAAAATTCGTATTCGTCTTAAAGCATTTGATTACCGTTTGATCGACCAGTCTGCAGCTGAAATCGTTGATACAGCTAAGCGTACTGGTGCGGTTGTTAAGGGCCCAGTACCTTTGCCAACGCGTATTGAGCGTTTTGACATTCTGCGTTCACCACACGTGAACAAGACTTCACGTGACCAGCTAGAGATACGTACCCATCTGCGTTTGATGGATATCGTTGATCCTACAGAGAAAACAGTAGATGCTTTGATGAAATTAGACCTTCCAGCAGGTGTGGATGTCGAAATTAAGTTGCAGTAA
- the tuf gene encoding elongation factor Tu — MAKEKFERTKPHVNVGTIGHVDHGKTTLTAAIATVLSKQFGGEAKAYDQIDAAPEEKARGITINTAHVEYETANRHYAHVDCPGHADYVKNMITGAAQMDGAILVCSAADGPMPQTREHILLARQVGVPYIVVFLNKCDMVDDAELLELVEMEVRELLSKYDFPGDDTPIIQGSAKLALEGDEGPMGKEAIMKLADALDTYIPTPERAIDGAFLMPVEDVFSISGRGTVVTGRIERGIVKVGEEIEIIGIKPTLKTTCTGVEMFRKLLDQGQAGDNVGILLRGTKREEVERGQVLAKPGSITPHTHFTAEVYILGKDEGGRHTPFFNNYRPQFYFRTTDVTGSIELPKDKEMVMPGDNVTITVKLIAPIAMEEGLRFAIREGGRTVGAGVVAKILA, encoded by the coding sequence ATGGCAAAAGAAAAGTTTGAGCGGACAAAACCGCACGTAAACGTTGGCACTATTGGTCACGTTGACCACGGTAAAACTACCTTGACAGCTGCAATTGCAACCGTGCTCTCTAAGCAATTTGGTGGCGAAGCAAAAGCATACGATCAGATCGATGCTGCTCCAGAAGAAAAAGCACGCGGTATTACGATTAATACAGCACACGTTGAGTATGAGACTGCAAATCGTCACTACGCACACGTGGATTGCCCAGGACATGCTGACTACGTAAAGAACATGATTACGGGCGCTGCTCAGATGGACGGCGCTATTTTGGTTTGCTCTGCAGCTGACGGCCCAATGCCACAAACGCGTGAGCACATCCTCTTGGCACGCCAAGTTGGTGTTCCTTACATCGTGGTTTTCTTAAACAAATGCGACATGGTTGATGATGCTGAATTGTTAGAGCTAGTTGAAATGGAAGTGCGTGAGCTTTTATCTAAGTACGACTTCCCAGGCGATGACACTCCAATCATTCAAGGTTCTGCTAAGTTAGCTCTTGAAGGCGACGAAGGCCCAATGGGTAAAGAAGCCATCATGAAATTGGCTGATGCACTAGATACTTATATCCCAACTCCAGAGCGTGCCATTGACGGTGCGTTCTTGATGCCAGTAGAGGACGTGTTCTCTATCTCCGGTCGCGGTACTGTTGTTACAGGCCGTATCGAGCGCGGTATCGTTAAGGTTGGTGAAGAGATTGAAATTATTGGTATCAAGCCAACCCTCAAGACCACTTGTACTGGTGTTGAAATGTTCCGCAAATTGCTCGACCAAGGTCAAGCAGGCGATAACGTCGGTATCTTGTTACGCGGCACAAAACGTGAAGAAGTTGAGCGCGGCCAAGTGTTGGCTAAGCCAGGTTCAATCACCCCACATACTCACTTTACAGCCGAGGTTTACATCTTGGGTAAAGATGAAGGTGGCCGTCATACACCATTCTTTAACAACTATCGTCCCCAGTTCTACTTCCGTACTACGGACGTGACTGGTTCAATCGAGTTGCCAAAAGACAAAGAAATGGTGATGCCTGGTGATAACGTCACGATTACCGTAAAACTCATCGCGCCAATCGCGATGGAAGAAGGTTTACGTTTTGCGATCCGTGAAGGTGGCCGTACTGTTGGCGCCGGTGTGGTTGCTAAGATTTTGGCTTAA